One window from the genome of Candidatus Angelobacter sp. encodes:
- a CDS encoding LysM peptidoglycan-binding domain-containing protein, producing the protein MTKAQLKKATITVLDGADKGKVITALFNPTEYSFERTNSFKATPVPGLSSPLLQFVSGESDRLSLDLFLDDYTDPKGPTSLQQKEENPLTKRLADLFKLLEIDRDLHAPPPVRFNWGPLEFFAVIEKLSRKVTMFHPDGTPARATLSISFKEYRTLREQLEDPRRQSSDKT; encoded by the coding sequence ATGACTAAGGCCCAACTCAAGAAAGCGACTATTACCGTCCTCGATGGCGCGGACAAGGGTAAAGTCATCACTGCGCTTTTCAATCCCACCGAGTACAGCTTTGAGCGAACCAACTCGTTTAAAGCTACCCCGGTGCCAGGCCTCTCGTCGCCACTCCTGCAATTTGTGAGTGGCGAGTCAGACCGTCTCAGCCTGGATCTGTTCCTCGACGACTACACAGATCCTAAGGGTCCGACATCACTACAGCAGAAGGAAGAAAACCCGCTCACCAAACGCCTTGCGGATCTTTTCAAACTACTTGAAATCGATCGCGACTTACATGCTCCTCCTCCGGTTCGATTTAACTGGGGACCACTGGAGTTCTTCGCGGTGATTGAGAAGCTGAGCCGCAAGGTCACGATGTTTCATCCTGACGGCACGCCTGCTCGAGCGACGCTCTCGATCAGTTTCAAGGAATACCGCACGCTGCGAGAACAGCTCGAAGATCCACGACGGCAGTCGTCCGACAAAACCAA